In the Lepidochelys kempii isolate rLepKem1 chromosome 3, rLepKem1.hap2, whole genome shotgun sequence genome, one interval contains:
- the C3H6orf58 gene encoding protein LEG1 homolog encodes MVLPDMCVFLGQHSLLLVLLTAVALSPTTVVALTQEDVCKNDVYPPLWHQAPGSIEDFPVHGNKIFISAWNYLERLGVYKILLNYSAKYFTTSGSNNVGNILWGLPLQLGWQYHTGRLADPSNVTTCSHGAGQHLCISVRSWWASVNYYLGIIPFLGATEAGFFGQLQHEIKILPPEELRADFCYSTADCRSRIPKVMDAWKAYFEYLLSTEQKSERPTASSFSIEKDEALHYLWEAHVASIAYAVPKFRNSLKYVSGPEASFGENWANAVDFIAATHFSADLQNTNYFQAFLPPRMLSERDKAPFISDFSPEQNKVLLLFCVLHKTNKLTGGTLLLLWRMAMSTEAGRAVVQSLIENLITGSGV; translated from the exons ATGGTCCTACCTGACATGTGTGTGTTCCTGGGGCAGCACTCTCTTCTCCTTGTGCTACTCACCGCCGTTGCTCTCAGTCCAACAACTGTAGTAGCACTAACCCAAGAGGATGTCTGCAAAAATGATGTCTATCCTCCTCTGTGGCATCAGGCTCCTGGAAGCATAGAGGATTTCCCAGTACATGGCAACAAAATCTTCATCAGTGCCTGGAACTATctagagagactgggagtgtatAAGATCTTGCTCAACTATTCAGCTAAATATTTCACCACATCTGGATCAAATAATGTTGGCAATATCCTATGGGGCTTGCCTCTGCAGCTTGGCTGGCAATATCATACAG GCAGGCTAGCAGATCCTTCCAATGTTACCACCTGCAGCCATGGCGCTGGACAGCATCTGTGCATCTCTGTCCGAAGCTGGTGGGCCT CTGTGAATTACTATCTGGGTATTATACCATTTCTGGGTGCCACGGAAGCTGGTTTCTTTGGACAGTTGCAACACGAGATAAAAATATTACCACCAGAAGAGCTAAGAGCAGACTTCTGCTACAGCACTGCTGACTGCCGTTCCCGCATTCCAAAAGTCATGGATGCATGGAAGGCTTATTTTGAG TATCTATTATCCACTGAACAGAAATCTGAAAGGCCCACAGCATCTTCCTTCTCAATAGAAAAGGATGAAGCATTGCATTACTTGTGGGAAGCGCATGTAGCATCCATCGCTTATGCAGTTCCAAAGTTCAGAAACAG cTTAAAATATGTCTCTGGCCCCGAAGCAAGTTTTGGGGAGAATTGGGCTAATGCTGTGGATTTCATTGCGGCTACACATTTTTCAGCAGATCTACAGAACACAAACTATTTCCAGGCTTTCTTACCACCGCGGATGCTTTCTGAACGTGATAAAGCCCCATTCATTAGTGACTTCAGTCCAGAGCAGAACAAAGTCTTACTTTTATTTTGTGTTCTtcacaaaacaaataaattgaCAG GAGGAACCTTGCTGCTGCTGTGGAGAATGGCTATGTCTACTGAAGCAGGAAGGGCAGTGGTCCAAAGCCTCATTGAAAACTTGATTACAGGCTCCGGAGTTTGA